From a single Melioribacteraceae bacterium genomic region:
- a CDS encoding HAD family hydrolase: protein MTKKITAVIFDYGGTIDTGGIHWGEKFWDAYKYFKIPVMREDFSNAYIFSEKNVQNIIKPVSGLRETYRAQLFYQLKYFERNNILSSAYNAIIDELVEYCYRSVLRNTKENKVILSRLERNYRLGIVSNYYGNLHSVLNEIRIKKFFSTIVDSKTAGVRKPDSKIFSLAIESINSSPDRSIVVGDSYTNDISPSKQIGCSTIWLKVRSWDTPINTKDADIIINSFSQIEESINKLL from the coding sequence ATGACCAAAAAGATAACAGCGGTAATTTTTGATTATGGAGGCACAATAGATACGGGAGGGATTCACTGGGGAGAAAAATTCTGGGATGCGTATAAATATTTCAAAATACCAGTTATGCGCGAAGATTTTAGTAATGCGTATATATTTTCTGAGAAGAATGTGCAGAACATTATAAAACCGGTAAGCGGATTAAGAGAGACATACAGAGCCCAGTTGTTTTATCAGCTGAAATATTTTGAAAGGAACAACATTCTTTCAAGCGCTTACAATGCAATTATTGATGAATTAGTTGAATATTGTTATAGATCGGTATTGAGAAATACTAAAGAGAACAAGGTGATTCTTTCTAGATTAGAGAGAAATTACAGACTTGGAATTGTATCCAACTATTACGGAAATCTTCATTCGGTGTTAAACGAAATTAGAATAAAGAAATTCTTTTCAACAATTGTTGATTCAAAAACAGCAGGGGTACGCAAGCCGGATTCAAAAATATTCTCACTAGCAATTGAATCAATAAATTCGAGTCCAGACAGGTCTATAGTAGTAGGCGATTCCTATACAAATGATATTTCACCATCAAAACAAATCGGGTGCAGCACGATTTGGTTGAAAGTCAGAAGTTGGGATACCCCCATAAATACAAAAGATGCAGATATAATCATCAATTCATTCAGTCAAATAGAAGAATCGATAAATAAATTATTATAA